From a region of the Halolamina sp. CBA1230 genome:
- a CDS encoding cytochrome ubiquinol oxidase subunit I, with translation MVDPVAASRLQFAVTTIVHIIFPVMSMGLAPFLIYFTWKEIRTGEAIYERLRRFWVKIFAVSFVVGTVTGLVLEFEFGTNFAAFSTFAGELFGGPLATEGMMAFMLEATFLGIFLYGRDRVSDAFYFLSSVAVGLGTWLSAVWILIANSWMQTPRGYELVNEGGQEVVHLTDPMAAYFNPRFQYMFIHMQNSAVESVALFMAGVAAYFVYKHHVRGTEVENVAFWVKTLKIAIVALVITAPLQVIHGDMYARHVYVTQPQKFAAMEAVWETDTYVPEYIVAFPTDFSQLLDPRSKDLFGIGIPGGASWLASGGNPQAQIRGLNSFETQAPPVALVFWAFRIMVALGFWFILLAFWAAFRWHRGDLLEDDLLHKALMGSSLLGIVAVETGWIVTEVGRQPWLIQGVLKTSEGVSPNLTGAEATFTLAGFVGGYALLLALYTYVVRRIIQHGPPEIDEDEESDDAPTDDASPEAEVSADG, from the coding sequence ATGGTTGACCCCGTCGCAGCCAGTCGGCTGCAGTTCGCCGTCACCACGATCGTCCACATCATCTTCCCCGTGATGAGCATGGGGCTCGCGCCGTTTCTGATCTACTTCACCTGGAAGGAGATCCGGACGGGCGAGGCGATCTACGAGCGGCTCCGTCGGTTCTGGGTCAAGATCTTCGCGGTCAGCTTCGTCGTCGGCACCGTCACCGGGCTCGTGCTGGAGTTCGAGTTCGGCACCAACTTCGCGGCGTTCTCGACGTTCGCGGGCGAGCTGTTCGGCGGCCCGCTGGCGACGGAGGGGATGATGGCGTTCATGCTCGAGGCGACGTTCCTCGGCATCTTCCTCTACGGCCGTGATCGCGTCTCCGACGCGTTCTACTTCCTCTCGAGCGTCGCGGTCGGGCTCGGCACGTGGCTCTCGGCGGTCTGGATCCTGATCGCCAACTCCTGGATGCAGACCCCGCGGGGGTACGAACTGGTGAACGAGGGCGGGCAGGAGGTGGTCCACCTGACCGACCCCATGGCGGCGTACTTCAACCCCCGGTTCCAGTACATGTTCATCCACATGCAGAACTCGGCGGTGGAGTCGGTCGCGCTGTTCATGGCCGGCGTCGCCGCCTACTTCGTGTACAAACACCACGTCCGGGGGACCGAGGTCGAGAACGTGGCGTTCTGGGTGAAGACGCTCAAGATCGCGATCGTCGCGCTGGTCATCACGGCGCCGCTGCAGGTGATCCACGGCGACATGTACGCCCGGCACGTCTACGTGACTCAGCCCCAGAAGTTCGCCGCGATGGAGGCGGTCTGGGAGACCGACACCTACGTCCCGGAGTACATCGTCGCGTTCCCGACCGACTTCTCACAGCTACTCGATCCCCGGAGCAAGGACCTGTTCGGGATCGGGATCCCCGGCGGCGCGTCATGGCTCGCGAGCGGCGGCAACCCGCAGGCACAGATCCGCGGCCTGAACTCCTTCGAGACGCAGGCGCCGCCGGTCGCCCTCGTGTTCTGGGCGTTCCGCATCATGGTCGCCCTGGGGTTCTGGTTCATCCTGCTCGCTTTCTGGGCCGCCTTCCGCTGGCATCGCGGCGACCTGCTCGAGGACGACCTGCTCCACAAGGCGTTGATGGGCTCGTCGCTGCTGGGCATCGTCGCCGTCGAGACCGGCTGGATCGTCACCGAGGTCGGTCGCCAGCCCTGGCTGATCCAGGGGGTGTTGAAAACCTCCGAGGGGGTCTCGCCGAACCTCACCGGCGCCGAGGCGACGTTCACCCTCGCCGGCTTCGTCGGCGGCTACGCGCTGCTGCTGGCGCTGTACACCTACGTGGTCCGGCGGATCATCCAGCACGGTCCGCCCGAGATCGACGAGGACGAGGAGAGTGACGACGCGCCGACCGACGACGCCTCGCCGGAGGCGGAGGTGAGCGCCGATGGTTGA